The following nucleotide sequence is from Streptomyces sp. HUAS CB01.
CAGATGCGCGCGGCGGCCGGGGGCGTGAGACGCGGCGGGCGCGCCGGTCGGGGCGGAGGTGCGCGGGGCGGTGGCGGACATGGAGCTCTCCTCAGGGTGTGCCGTGCCGGCGATCGGTGCGGGCGCCTCGTGGCGCTCACACCGAGTCAGACCCTGGACACCCCGCGAACTCATCGCCCTCCGTGGTCCGCTCCCGCGGTTTCCGGGGGCCACCCCCGCCGTCGTCCCGCGGACGGCCGTCTGCCCGGAATCCGCGAGGACCCGGTCCGTTCCGCGCGGTCCGTTCCGCCCGATCCGTTCCACGCGCTCCGGGTGGATCCTGGAGGGGAAGAGGCGATGACCATGCGTACGGGAAACGAGCCTGTCACGGCGCGCAGTCCGCTGCGGATGCGGTTCTGGCTGAGTGTGTGGGGACTGCTGTGGGCGGTCGCGGGGACGGCCCTCTTCGCGCTCGTCGAGCGCCCCGGGTGGGCGATCGCCTGCGGGCTGCTGGGCCTCGTCGTCATGACCGACCTGATGATCGTGGTGCACCGGCTGCACCAGGGGCCGCACTACCAGCCGGGGCCCGGCATCCCGCCGTACGAGCCGGACCACGGGGACGGCCGACGGCGTCGGTAGGGCACGGGAGCCGGCGCTCCGGCGACGGGGGCCGGGAAGCGGCGCTCAGGAATCGAAGCGTGCGGCTTCCAGGTACTCGGGCTTGGGGTCGAGCGCGGCGGCGAGGCGGAAGTGCCGCTGGGCCTGGTCGGGGCGGCCGGAGCGCTGGAAGGTCCGGGCGAGCGCGAAGTGGGCGAAGGCGTTGTCGGGCTCGTGGTCGACTATGTGCTGGAACTCGCGCTCCGCCGCGCGCAGTTGGGCGGACGCGAAATAGGCGCGCGCCCGCAGCAGTCGGGCCGCCCGGCTCTCCGGGTGGGCGGCGATGACCGAGTCGAGGAGCTTGATCGCCCCGCGCGGGTCCCGCGAGGCGAGCAGTTGCTCGGCCGCGCGGAAGTCGATGACATGGGTCTCCGGGGTGGTCTCGGGCACGCTCGCATCCTTCCCTCCCCCCTCACGTATTCAACATCTGCGGCCGCGGGGGATTCCCGGAAGCGGTCACGAAGCGGCCGCGCGGGGCCGACGGCCGTAGGGCCTCGGCCGAGCAGCCGAGCGCTAACGCCGCGCGCGCTCGCGCAGCTCCGCCCAGACCTTGCGCACCTGGGGCTCCAGTGCCTCGCGCGGCCCGTCGTTGTCGATGAGCACGTCGGCGATGGCCCTGCGCTGCTCGCGCGTGGCCTGCGTGGCCATCCGGGCACGCGCCTCCGACTCGGTCATGCCGCGCTGCCGTACGAGCCGGTCGAGCTGGGTCTCGGGGGCCGCGTCCACGACGACGACCAGGTCGTACAGCGGGGCGAGGCCGTTCTCCGTCAGCAGCGGGACGTCGTGGACGACCACCGCGTCCGGGCCGGCTGCGGCCTCCAGTTCGGCCGACCGCGCCCCGACCAGCGGGTGCACGATGGCGTTGAGCCGTGCCAGCCGTTCGGCGTCCGCGAAGACGATCGCGCCGAGCCGGGGCCGGTCGAGGGTGCCCTCCGGAGTGAGGACGTCGGGGCCGAACGCCTCGACGACGGCCGCCAGTCCCGGCGTGCCGGGCTCGACGACCTCCCTGGCGATCTTGTCCGCGTCGATCAGCACCGCGCCGTACGACGCGAGGAGCCGTGACACTTCGCTCTTGCCGGCGCCGATACCGCCGGTCAGGCCCACCTTCAGCATGGGCGGAAGCTTAGGCGCGTGCCGGGTGCGGCACTCCGCCGGGCCCCGGGACCCGTCCCGCTGCCGTGTCCGACCCATCCCATCGGACCCGGCCTAGGACTCGCCCTCACGCTCGGCCAGGAACCGCTCGAACTGCCTGCCGATCTCGTCCGCGGAGGGCAGCTCCACCGGTTCGGCGACCAGACTGCCGCGCGTGTCGGCGCCGGCGATGGCGTCGTACTGGTGCTCGAGCCCTCGCACCAGGGACGTCAGATCCTCGTCGCCTTCGCCGATCTGGCGTTCGATCTCGGTCTGGGTCCGCTGGGCCTGGGTGCGCAGGGTGTGCGCGACGGTGGGGAGCACCAGACCGGTGGCCGCGGTGATGGCCTCGAGTGCGGTCAGCGCGGCGTCCGGGTAGGAGGAGCGGGCCACGTAGTGCGGCACATGGGCGGCGACGCCGAGGACGTCGTGACCCCACTGCGCGAGCCGGTACTCGACGAGGGACTCGGCGCTTCCCGGCACCTGGGCCTCCTCGAAGGGGCTGCGGTGACCGGGCATCAGGTCCGTACGGTTGCCGTGCGGGGTGATGCCCACGGGGCGGGTGTGCGGCACGCCCATGGGAATGCCGTGGAAGTTCACGGAGAGGCGCACGCCGAGCCGCTCGACGATCTCCCGGACGGCGGCGGCGAACAGTTCCCACTCGACGTCCGGCTCGGGTCCGGACAGCAGCAGGAACGGGGCGCCGGTGGCGTCCTGGACCAGCCGGACCTCCAGGGAGGGGGTCTCGAAACCGGTCCAGCGGTCGCGCCGGAAGGTCAGCAGCGGGCGGCGGGCGCGGTAGTCGACGAGCCGGTCGTGGTCGAAGCGGGCCACCACCTGGTGGGGCAGGGACGCGAGCAGGGTGTCGACGATCTGCTCGCCCGTCTCGCCCGCGTCGATGTACCCGTCGAAGTGGTACAGCATGACGAGCCCGGCCGACTCCTGCGCCAGTGCCACGTCGACGACCGCCAGGCCCTTCGGCTCCCACTCGTAAAGACTCTGCGGATCTCGCACCCTTACCGCCCCTTCTCCGTGTCTCCGGGGTCAACCCCACGGGCCGCGCGATCATTCCCGCCGGTCGGGGGCCGCCCCGAAGCGTCCGAAGAGTGCGGGCGGCGAAGCGTTCGGGGAAACGACGGAGGCCCGCCCCCCGAAAGGGGCGGGCCTCCGTGCCAGTTGCCTGGTGGCTAACGGGGAGCCTTTCAGCTCTGACCGCCGGCCAGCTTCTCGCGGAGCGCGGCGAGGGCCTCGTCCGACGCCAGGGCGCCGGAGTTGTCGTCCGACTCCGAGGAGTACGAACCGCCCTGCGGCGCGGCGGCCGGAGCGGCCTGGCCACCCTCGGCAGCGGCGGCCTCGTCGGCCTCGCGGGACTTGATGACCTGCGCCTGGTGCTGCTCGAAGCGCTGCTGCGCCTCGGCGTACTGGCGCTCCCACTCCTCGCGCTGCTTCTCGTAGCCCTCGAGCCAGTCGTTGGTCTCGGGGTCGAAGCCCTCGGGGTAGATGTAGTTGCCCTGGTCGTCGTAGGACGCGGCCATGCCGTACAGGGTCGGGTCGAACTCGACCGACGCCGGGTCGGCACCGAAGGACTCGTTGGCCTGCTTGAGGGACAGCGAGATCCGGCGACGCTCGAGGTCGATGTCGATGACCTTGACGAAGATCTCGTCGTTGACCTGGACGACCTGCTCCGGGATCTCCACGTGGCGCTCGGCCAGCTCGGAGATGTGGACCAGACCCTCGATGCCCTCGTCCACGCGGACGAACGCACCGAACGGCACCAGCTTGGTGACCTTGCCCGGGACGACCTGGCCGATCTGGTGGGTGCGGGCGAACTGCTGCCACGGGTCCTCCTGCGTCGCCTTCAGCGACAGGGAGACACGCTCGCGGTCCATGTCCACGTCGAGAACCTCGACGGTGACCTCCTGGCCGACCTCGACGACCTCGGACGGGTGGTCGATGTGCTTCCAGGACAGCTCGGAGACGTGGACCAGACCGTCGACGCCACCCAGGTCCACGAAGGCACCGAAGTTGACGATCGAGGAGACGACGCCGGAACGGACCTGACCCTTCTGCAGGGTGGTGAGGAACGTCTGGCGGACCTCGGACTGGGTCTGCTCCAGCCAGGCACGGCGGGACAGGACCACGTTGTTGCGGTTCTTGTCCAGCTCGATGATCTTGGCCTCGAGCTCCTTGCCGACGTACGGCTGGAGGTCGCGGACGCGGCGCATCTCGACCAGGGAGGCCGGGAGGAAGCCACGGAGGCCGATGTCGAGGATGAGACCACCCTTGACGACCTCGATGACGGTACCGGTGACGATGCCGTCCTCTTCCTTGATCTTCTCGATGGTGCCCCAGGCACGCTCGTACTGGGCGCGCTTCTTCGAGAGGATCAGGCGGCCTTCCTTGTCCTCCTTCTGGAGGACCAGGGCCTCGATCTCGTCACCGACGGCGACGACCTCGTTCGGGTCGACGTCGTGCTTGATCGAGAGCTCGCGGCTCGGGATGACACCTTCGGTCTTGTAACCGATGTCGAGCAGGACCTCGTCCCGGTCGACCTTCACGATGACGCCGTCGACGATGTCGCCGTCGTTGAAGTACTTGATCGTCTCGTCGATCGCGGCGAGGAAGGCTTCCTCGTTACCGATGTCGTTGACCGCAACCTGCGGGGTGGTGGCGGTGGTCTCGGTGCTGCTCGTCATGTGGGAAAGGGCTCCGGTACGGACATTGAAGTCGTAGGTACTGCTACGCCGTGAGCCCGTATCGCAGCTGAAGAAGCCGGACAGCCAAGGAAGCGCCAACCGCGGAGGAATGGCGCCTCGACAACCGAGGGGACATACAACAGATGCGAGCGCGGCCTGCTCCGTCTGAGGCGCGCAAGCCCGCAGCGCAACCTTTAGCATACGGGGGCGGCAGGGCACGGTCAATGCGCGAAGGCCCCCACCCGGGGCGGAACGCCGCATACCCGGCACAACTAAGGTTTGCCGAGGCCATGATGGCCTCGCCTCGCCCCTCCGCGACACGGCCGCAAGGGCTCTCGCGGTGCTTCCGGGCGAGGTACCAGCAACGTACAACGACGGGCGAGATGATCCAAGAGTACGAACCGGAGGCGACCCGGCGTGACGCCGGCGGCGCGGAGAGCAGCCGGGCGAACCGCGGCTGGTGGGACCGCAACGCCGACGAGTACCAGACCGAGCACGGCGCCTTCCTCGGCGACGACCGGTTCGTCTGGGGGCCCGAGGGACTGGACGAGGAGGAGGCCCGGCTGCTCGGGCCGGCGGAGTCCCTGCGGGGTGCCGCCGTGCTCGAGATCGGCGCCGGCGCGGCCCAGTGCTCCCGCTGGCTGCTGGCCCAGGGCGCGCGCCCGGTGGCCCTGGACCTCTCGCACCGCCAGCTCCAGCACGCCCTGCGGCTCGGCACCGGCTTCCCGCTGGTCGAGGCGGACGCGGGCGCGCTGCCCTTCGCCGACGGCTCCTTCGACCTGGCCTGCTCCGCGTACGGGGCCGTGCCGTTCGTGGCCGACCCGGTGAGCGTGTTCCGGGAGGTGCGGCGGGTACTGCGGCCGGGCGGGCGGTGGGTCTTCTCGGTCACCCACCCGATCCGCTGGGCGTTCCCCGACGAGCCCGGCCCCGAGGGGCTGAGCGTCGCCGCCTCCTACTTCGACCGCACCCCTTACGTGGAGCAGGACGAGGAGGGCCGCGCCGTCTACGTGGAGCACCACAGGACGATCGGCGACCGGGTCCGCGACGTGGTCGCGGGCGGATTCCGCCTGGTGGACCTGGTCGAGCCGGAGTGGCCGGCGTGGAACGGCCAGGAGTGGGCCGGCTGGTCCCCCCTGCGCGGGAACCTGATCCCCGGGACGGCGGTCTTCGTGTGCGAGCGGAGCGGGGCGGGCCCCCGGGCGGGGGACGAGTGACGTGATCCGCGAGGACGCCCTGGCCCGGCTTCCCGTGCGCACCGCGCTGCCCGCGCTGGAACGGGCCCTGGACGCGCACGGCGCCGCCGTGCTCTGCGCCCCGCCCGGCACGGGCAAGACGACGCTGGTGCCGATCGCGCTCGCCGGGCTCCTGGACGGCGGCGGCACGGGCACCCGCGGCCGGGTGGTGGTCGCCGAGCCGCGGCGGATCGCTGCGCGCGCCGCGGCCCGGCGGATGGCGTGGCTGCTGGGCGAGAAGGTGGGCGGCCGGGTCGGCTTCACGGTGCGCGGGGAGCGCGTCGTGGGGCCGGACACCGCGATCGAGGTCGTCACCACCGGTGTCCTGCTCCAGCGGCTCCAGCGCGACCAGGAGCTCGCCGGGGTCGGCGCCGTGATCCTGGACGAGTGCCACGAGCGGCATCTGGACGCGGACACGGTGGCGGCGTTCCTCCTCGACGTGCGCGCGACGCTGCGCCCCGAACTGCGCCTGGTGGCGGCGTCGGCCACGACGGACGCGGAGGGCTGGGCGGGCCTCCTCGGCGGCGCGCCGGTGGTCGAGGCCGAGGGCGTCGCCCATCCCGTCGAGGTGGTGTGGGCGCCGGCCGGCCGCCCGGTGCGTCCCCCGCACGGCATGCGGGTCGACCCGGCGCTGCTCGCCCATGTGGCCTCGGTGGTCCGCAGGGCTCTGGCCGAGCGGGACGGGGACGTGCTCTGTTTCCTGCCGGGGGCCGGGGAGATCGGGCGGGTCGCCGGACTCCTCGGGGACACCGGGGCCGAGGTGCTGCAGGTGCACGGGCGGGCACCGGCGGCCGTGCAGGACGCGGTGCTCTCCCCCGGCCGGCGGCGCAGGGTGGTGCTGGCGACGTCGGTCGCCGAGTCGTCGCTGACGGTCCCCGGCGTACGGGTCGTCGTGGACTCGGGGCTGGCCCGGGAACCGCGCACCGACCACGCCCGGGGCCTCGGCTCGCTGACGACGGTACGGGCCTCCGGGGCCGCGGCCCGGCAGCGGGCGGGCCGGGCGGGGCGGGAGGCGCCGGGCACGGTCTACCGCTGCTGGACCGAGGCGGAGGACGCCAGGCTGCCCCGCTTCCCTGCCCCGGAGATCCGGGTGGCGGACCTGACGGCGTTCGCCCTGCAGGCCGCGTGCTGGGGCGACCCGGACGCATCCGGGCTCGCCCTGCTGGACGCGCCGCCCGCGGGCGCGATGGCCGCGGCCCGCTCCGTCCTCGCCGCCGTGGGTGCGGTCGGCCCGGGGGGCCGGGCGACGGACCGGGGACGGCGGATGGCACGGCTGGGGCTGCATCCCCGGCTCGCGCGGGCCCTGGTCGACGGCGGTCCCGAGGTCGGGTCCCGCCGGGCCGCGGAGGTCGTGGCGCTGCTGAGCGAGGAGCCCCCGCGTGAGTACGGGGACGACCTGGCGGCCGCCTGGCGCACGGCCAGGCGAGGTGGCGACGCGTACGGAGCGCGCTGGCGCGCCGAGGCGGACCGGCTGACCCGCTCGCTCGGCGGCACCGGGGACGCCCCGGCCCGCCCGGCCGCCTCCGCCTCCGCCTCCGCCTCCGCCTCCGACGACACGGTCGCCGGGTTCGTGACCGCGCTCGCCTTCCCCGAGCGGGTGGCGCGGGCGCGGGGCGGGACGTCGTACCTGATGGTGTCCGGGACCGGCGCGGAGCTCGGCGAGGGGTCGCCGCTGCGGAGCGCGCCGTGGCTCGCGGTGGCGGTGGCCGACCGGCAGGCGCAGTCCGCGTCCGCGCGGGTGCGGCTCGCCGCCGTGGTGGACGAGGGGACCGCGCG
It contains:
- the coaE gene encoding dephospho-CoA kinase; protein product: MLKVGLTGGIGAGKSEVSRLLASYGAVLIDADKIAREVVEPGTPGLAAVVEAFGPDVLTPEGTLDRPRLGAIVFADAERLARLNAIVHPLVGARSAELEAAAGPDAVVVHDVPLLTENGLAPLYDLVVVVDAAPETQLDRLVRQRGMTESEARARMATQATREQRRAIADVLIDNDGPREALEPQVRKVWAELRERARR
- a CDS encoding tetratricopeptide repeat protein; protein product: MPETTPETHVIDFRAAEQLLASRDPRGAIKLLDSVIAAHPESRAARLLRARAYFASAQLRAAEREFQHIVDHEPDNAFAHFALARTFQRSGRPDQAQRHFRLAAALDPKPEYLEAARFDS
- a CDS encoding DUF6343 family protein; the protein is MRTGNEPVTARSPLRMRFWLSVWGLLWAVAGTALFALVERPGWAIACGLLGLVVMTDLMIVVHRLHQGPHYQPGPGIPPYEPDHGDGRRRR
- a CDS encoding class I SAM-dependent methyltransferase, which encodes MIQEYEPEATRRDAGGAESSRANRGWWDRNADEYQTEHGAFLGDDRFVWGPEGLDEEEARLLGPAESLRGAAVLEIGAGAAQCSRWLLAQGARPVALDLSHRQLQHALRLGTGFPLVEADAGALPFADGSFDLACSAYGAVPFVADPVSVFREVRRVLRPGGRWVFSVTHPIRWAFPDEPGPEGLSVAASYFDRTPYVEQDEEGRAVYVEHHRTIGDRVRDVVAGGFRLVDLVEPEWPAWNGQEWAGWSPLRGNLIPGTAVFVCERSGAGPRAGDE
- a CDS encoding PAC2 family protein — protein: MRDPQSLYEWEPKGLAVVDVALAQESAGLVMLYHFDGYIDAGETGEQIVDTLLASLPHQVVARFDHDRLVDYRARRPLLTFRRDRWTGFETPSLEVRLVQDATGAPFLLLSGPEPDVEWELFAAAVREIVERLGVRLSVNFHGIPMGVPHTRPVGITPHGNRTDLMPGHRSPFEEAQVPGSAESLVEYRLAQWGHDVLGVAAHVPHYVARSSYPDAALTALEAITAATGLVLPTVAHTLRTQAQRTQTEIERQIGEGDEDLTSLVRGLEHQYDAIAGADTRGSLVAEPVELPSADEIGRQFERFLAEREGES
- the rpsA gene encoding 30S ribosomal protein S1, with product MTSSTETTATTPQVAVNDIGNEEAFLAAIDETIKYFNDGDIVDGVIVKVDRDEVLLDIGYKTEGVIPSRELSIKHDVDPNEVVAVGDEIEALVLQKEDKEGRLILSKKRAQYERAWGTIEKIKEEDGIVTGTVIEVVKGGLILDIGLRGFLPASLVEMRRVRDLQPYVGKELEAKIIELDKNRNNVVLSRRAWLEQTQSEVRQTFLTTLQKGQVRSGVVSSIVNFGAFVDLGGVDGLVHVSELSWKHIDHPSEVVEVGQEVTVEVLDVDMDRERVSLSLKATQEDPWQQFARTHQIGQVVPGKVTKLVPFGAFVRVDEGIEGLVHISELAERHVEIPEQVVQVNDEIFVKVIDIDLERRRISLSLKQANESFGADPASVEFDPTLYGMAASYDDQGNYIYPEGFDPETNDWLEGYEKQREEWERQYAEAQQRFEQHQAQVIKSREADEAAAAEGGQAAPAAAPQGGSYSSESDDNSGALASDEALAALREKLAGGQS
- the hrpB gene encoding ATP-dependent helicase HrpB; this translates as MIREDALARLPVRTALPALERALDAHGAAVLCAPPGTGKTTLVPIALAGLLDGGGTGTRGRVVVAEPRRIAARAAARRMAWLLGEKVGGRVGFTVRGERVVGPDTAIEVVTTGVLLQRLQRDQELAGVGAVILDECHERHLDADTVAAFLLDVRATLRPELRLVAASATTDAEGWAGLLGGAPVVEAEGVAHPVEVVWAPAGRPVRPPHGMRVDPALLAHVASVVRRALAERDGDVLCFLPGAGEIGRVAGLLGDTGAEVLQVHGRAPAAVQDAVLSPGRRRRVVLATSVAESSLTVPGVRVVVDSGLAREPRTDHARGLGSLTTVRASGAAARQRAGRAGREAPGTVYRCWTEAEDARLPRFPAPEIRVADLTAFALQAACWGDPDASGLALLDAPPAGAMAAARSVLAAVGAVGPGGRATDRGRRMARLGLHPRLARALVDGGPEVGSRRAAEVVALLSEEPPREYGDDLAAAWRTARRGGDAYGARWRAEADRLTRSLGGTGDAPARPAASASASASASDDTVAGFVTALAFPERVARARGGTSYLMVSGTGAELGEGSPLRSAPWLAVAVADRQAQSASARVRLAAVVDEGTARAAAAHLHVRGEEVRWEDGDVVARRVERLGAVELSVRPLPGPAAGLVRDALLEGLRREGPGLLAWSRDAVALRQRLGFLHRVLGAPWPDVSDGALLDRAGEWLEPELSRARRRADLARIDAGQCLPRILPWATGEAARLDELAPERIAVPSGSRIRVDYTGEQPVLAVKLQELFGLHETPRLAGVPVLVHLLSPAGRPAAVTADLASFWRDGYRAVRAELRGRYPKHPWPEDPATAEPTRGVKR